The Mycolicibacterium aurum genome segment AACACCATCCAGTGCAACGGGATTCCGACGATGTGCTGCCACAGCAGCACCGACAGGCCGAACGAGGTGCCCAGGCTCAGCACCACCGTTCCGACGATCACCGCCGACGCCACGATGGCGCGGGTCAGGATCACCATGATGATGAAGATCAGGATCAGCGCGGCGGTCGCGACGATCAGCAGGTCGTAGTCGGCGCCGTGCTGCATGTCCTTGTACAGCGCCGCGCTACCACCGAGGTAGATGGTCGAGCCCGCCAGCGGGGTGCCCTTGACGGCGTCCTCGGCGGCGACCTTGAGCGCGTCGATGCGGGCGGTGCCCTCCTCGGTCAACGGATCACCCTGGTGAATGATGGTGAACCGCACGGCATGTCCGTCCGGGGACAGGAACAGCTTGATGCCACGCTGGAACTCGGCGGTCTCGAACGCCTCCGGTGGCAGGTAGAAGGAGTCGTCGTTCTGGGCGGTGTCGAACGCCTCGCCCATCGCGGTGGCGTTGTCCTGCAACGCCATCGTCTGATCCTGCTGCGCCTTCTGGATCTGATACTGCGTCAGCATGATCTCCTTCTGGTTCCGCATGGTCTGGATCATCGGATCCATCAGCGTCACCATCTGCGGCATCAGCGCGGCCATCTGCTCGAAATCGGGGATCATCGCGGCGAAGTCGTCGGACATCGAGCCGATACCGTCGAGGCTCTCGAAGATCGACCGCATCGCCCAGCACACCGGGATGTCGAAACAGTGCGGCTCCCAGTAGAAGTAGTTGCGGATCGGGCGGAAGAAGTCGTCGAAGTTGGCCAGGTCGTCGCGCACGTCGGCGATGGTGGCGCTGGTGTTCTTCATCGACGTGACCATGCGGTTGGTGATCGCCGACATCTCCTGGGTCAGCGACTTCATCTTGGTCATCGAATCGATGGTGACCTGCATGTCGTTGGCCTGCTTGAGGGTGTTGTCCAACATCTTCTGCATGTAGTCGTTGTTCATGATCTGGCCGGTGCTGTTGGCGCTCAACGTGTAGGGGATGGTCGAGTGCTCGATCGGTTTGCCCTCGGGCCGGGTGATGGTCTGCACCTCGGCGATGCCGCGCACGTCCACCAGCGCCTTGGCGATCTTGTCGATCACCAGGAAGTCCGCCGGGTTGCGCAGGTCGTGGTCGCTTTGCACCATCAGCAGGTCGGGGTTCATGGTGGCCGACGAGAAGTGCCGGTCCGACGCGGCGTAGCCGATGTTGGCCGGGACGTCGTCGGGTAGATACACCCGGTCGTCGTAGATGGTGTGGTAGCCGGGCAGCGCCAGCAGACCCACCAGGCACGCCACCACGCAGGCGACCAGGATCGCACCGGGCCAGCGCACGGTGGCCGCGCCGACGCGGCGCCAGCCCCGCGAGCGGGCCATGCGTTTGGGTTCGAGCACCTTGCCGAAGCGGGTGACGACGGAGATGACAGCCGGACCCAGCGTCAACGCGGCGGCGACCACGAACGTCATGCCGACCGCCAGCGGCAGGCCCATCGTCTGGAAGT includes the following:
- a CDS encoding MMPL/RND family transporter, encoding MSAHSVTDRLPSQTGPAHRPWLPRMLRTLAVPIILAWIALIVALNVVVPQLEVVGKERSSPMSPNSAPAMIATKEVGKVFEEFDTSSSVMIVLEGQEPLGASAHDYYDTIVAGLRADTRHVQHVQDFWSDSLTAAGAQSNDNKAAYVQVYIAGDQGETLANESVEAVRTLVADTPAPDGVQAYVTGPAATTTDQNAVGDASMRTIEMVTFAVIVVMLLFVYRSAVTTMVVTGMMFLGLMGARGIVSFLGYHGVFGLTTFATNMVVTLAIAAATDYGIFLVGRYQEARRNGEDRESAYYTMFHGTAHVILASGLTIAGATACLHFTRLPYFQTMGLPLAVGMTFVVAAALTLGPAVISVVTRFGKVLEPKRMARSRGWRRVGAATVRWPGAILVACVVACLVGLLALPGYHTIYDDRVYLPDDVPANIGYAASDRHFSSATMNPDLLMVQSDHDLRNPADFLVIDKIAKALVDVRGIAEVQTITRPEGKPIEHSTIPYTLSANSTGQIMNNDYMQKMLDNTLKQANDMQVTIDSMTKMKSLTQEMSAITNRMVTSMKNTSATIADVRDDLANFDDFFRPIRNYFYWEPHCFDIPVCWAMRSIFESLDGIGSMSDDFAAMIPDFEQMAALMPQMVTLMDPMIQTMRNQKEIMLTQYQIQKAQQDQTMALQDNATAMGEAFDTAQNDDSFYLPPEAFETAEFQRGIKLFLSPDGHAVRFTIIHQGDPLTEEGTARIDALKVAAEDAVKGTPLAGSTIYLGGSAALYKDMQHGADYDLLIVATAALILIFIIMVILTRAIVASAVIVGTVVLSLGTSFGLSVLLWQHIVGIPLHWMVLPMSVIVLLAVGADYNLLLVSRMKEELGAGLHTGIIRSMAGTGSVVTAAGMVFAFTMISMTVSDMIVIGQVGTTIGLGLLFDTFVVRSFMTPSIAALLGRWFWWPQHVRMRPRPQPWPVARTSVGV